The following coding sequences lie in one Pseudomonas syringae CC1557 genomic window:
- a CDS encoding LysR family transcriptional regulator gives MKNSIQHIRAFLSVAQTGSFSKAAAALNLSPSALTVQIQQLEDWLGVALLERSPRHVCLTGAGQNALLPMEKLLLDLDNIVNAARDIAASRRGVITIAALPSLCAGVLPGVLKKFRERFPGVEVRLRDVVAQRIDSLVMEREVDFGLGVQARPTHGLKFQAILEDRLCLFTPKGHPLAMRQAVKLSELTDFPMVLTGRDSSVRDLVERLFADECLPLSAGLEANYMSTVLALVRQGQGITLLPESADDGRGDLNKIAVDHPGVLRQIGLITRAEQTMAPPTLEFIHLLEDLQTAHGL, from the coding sequence ATGAAGAACTCCATTCAACACATCCGCGCCTTCTTGTCGGTGGCTCAGACGGGAAGCTTTTCCAAAGCGGCAGCTGCCCTGAACTTGTCGCCTTCGGCACTGACTGTACAAATCCAGCAGCTGGAGGACTGGCTCGGTGTCGCATTGCTGGAGCGCAGCCCGCGTCACGTGTGCTTGACCGGTGCCGGCCAAAATGCACTTTTACCCATGGAGAAGCTGCTGCTGGATCTGGACAATATTGTTAACGCTGCCCGAGACATCGCCGCCTCACGTCGCGGCGTAATCACCATCGCTGCGTTGCCATCGCTGTGTGCTGGAGTGCTGCCCGGCGTGCTGAAGAAATTTCGCGAGCGGTTTCCCGGAGTCGAGGTACGGTTGCGAGATGTCGTCGCGCAGCGGATCGATTCGCTCGTGATGGAGCGCGAGGTGGATTTTGGATTGGGAGTACAGGCACGGCCCACTCATGGACTGAAGTTCCAAGCCATATTGGAGGATCGGCTATGCCTGTTCACGCCTAAAGGTCACCCGCTCGCGATGCGTCAAGCAGTGAAGCTAAGCGAGCTCACCGATTTTCCAATGGTCCTGACAGGCAGGGACAGCAGCGTGCGCGATCTGGTCGAGCGCCTTTTTGCCGACGAGTGTTTGCCTTTGTCAGCAGGCCTGGAAGCCAATTACATGTCGACCGTGCTGGCGTTGGTCAGGCAGGGGCAGGGTATTACTCTCCTTCCCGAGTCGGCTGACGATGGGCGGGGAGACCTGAACAAGATAGCAGTCGATCATCCAGGTGTTTTGCGTCAAATCGGGCTTATAACCCGCGCGGAGCAAACAATGGCTCCGCCCACCCTTGAGTTCATCCACTTGCTGGAGGATCTGCAGACTGCCCACGGATTGTGA